The Arachis duranensis cultivar V14167 chromosome 9, aradu.V14167.gnm2.J7QH, whole genome shotgun sequence genomic sequence TAGCCACATCTcacttttattttggtgtgttttcttgccatcattagcttgatggtcttgatgcatgtagcttcttccttttctttgttaatGAGCACAGCGTCCATGGTTTACTGGACAAAGAccgaagaatgaagaagaaagagatgagagagaatgaaagaatttgaagaaaagCAATGTAAAGTGGTTAAACACATTAATTTGAgaatagcttgcttttacttcccttagcTTAGAGTGGCGTGTTTGTCATAAAAGCCATCAATCAAATCAGCTGaatttctctctcatgttcCCCATGCATTAATTGACAATGTAATagattttgaaatccatcacatGGTTAAAGGCTTGGTTCCGTTGGAAGCACTTTGCCTTCATTTTTCCTTGGTTTCGGACCAAGCTTGGAACCTTTTATCACTAATAGAATTTGGGCTTGTAACATTGAGATTAAAACTGGCCCATTTggttaacatttgctttcctggtaAAATTGATTTCGGATCAAGCATAGAGCACATAAGAAAGCATTTGTTTGGGCTTGCAATAATGTTTATTCTGGCCCATTTAATAATTCAGCCTCATATAGCAATgctgatttttaattttgggcTAGCAACATCTTTGTTTTCCGGCCCAAGGTAAAAtttgcacaacaaaattattaattaagcaaatatgaattaagatcaaattaataattttataatttaatattttaataatgtttgttcatcattaaaatttgataagagtttccaaactcatcatgTAATATACTATGTGACACAATATTTTTTGCAATATAAGTTAATATTCAGTTTCTGATTTCTCTCACAATCACTCCAAGATTTTGTTCATCTCTTTAATCTTCGTTAGCCACATTTCAATATCCCTTTCACAAAGTTATGTTGGTCCACTATATGCGAAGAGTGAaggcatatattttttttccttttcctattcatataataaattcttaacatatattatGATCCTTATTAGTTATTACATCAATTGattcatttttccttttttggctGCGATGAATATATATGTTGTATCTTGTATCCGNNNNNNNNNNNNNNNNNNNNNNNNNNNNNNNNNNNNNNNNNNNNNNNNNNNNNNNNNNNNNNNNNNNNNNNNNNNNNNNNNNNNNNNNNNNNNNNNNNNNNNNNNNNNNNNNNNNNNNNNNNNNNNNNNNNNNNNNNNNNNNNNNNNNNNNNNNNNNNNNNNNNNNNNNNNNNNNNNNNNNNNNNNNNNNNNNNNNNNNNNNNNNNNNNNNNNNNNNNNNNNNNNNNNNNNNNNNNNNNNNNNNNNNNNNNNNNNNNNNNNNNNNNNNNNNNNNNNNNNNNNNNNNNNNNNNNNNNNNNNNNNNNNNNNNAATAAGCGCAAAACTTgttggaaaaaaataattttaattttgacaatACTCAAACAAATATTGCCATATTATATTATAGTTATGAGGAATGCTAAGAAATGAGCAGAATTTATAATGTATAgtgtttaattaattatcaattaataattttaataatgtgagatgatatttattaatataaaattacttatttttcttttataattaagtgATTGTcaagttttaataaaaatacagaTCCTTAAACTTTCTCTTATACCTATTCCCACAATAACCATCGTATACTGCATATATATAGGCGATTTTTTAACTCATCATTATATTCATTtcacacaacaccattgcatgAACTCTCTCCAAATACTACAAGACAAACAAGTAGGCAACAAAATCCAATCGGCAACTCCATATGCTTTACAATCGTTAAGTTCAAATTTTGGAACTTCGTTCCCGTTGAAGGAGTCATATTCATATGGTCATTCCATTTCATTGCTCAATTTCGTTTactgtatgtatatatattaataatattttcttttcaaagaacAAAACATATATGCACTTCCAAATTGTTTCTATCTGTCGGCGTTGTTTCCAATGTAAAACCCTTGACATTACATAAAAACAAATAGAGCTTATGCTACTTATAAATATAGAGCAAATCAATTAGGATGATCGATGatcaaatcaactaactacatACTCTTGAAATACATATATCTCCGCACTTCcaaacatttttattattattttgaaccTAATTAGATAACTATGAATATTGGTGGTTATCCATCCTCATCATCCGTGTGGTCTGCTAAATTTTGTGGCTGTGGAGGTGACGCTAAAACATGTAATAATCATTATAAGCTTTATATATACCTTGCATGATTAAATGTCAGCTtgaattgtatatatattttgcttCTTGCTATATGAATAtgcttaatttaatttgttacatACATATTTATTTGTTAGTATTTTACAGAAAAATAAGgtgacaattaaatttttaaaaatcttaattttgtattaattagtttattaaaaaatattaatttaattttttaaaataacaaatgatGAACactttatatctttttatctattcATTACTAAAAATTTAAGGATATAGTAGTCTATTTATAAAAGATCATCACgtagataataatttttagagtaAAATTTCACCTGTTTTAATAGCATTCGTGGTAAATAAAAAACAGTTGATAAATATTATATGAAAACTCAGAAGATAATAAAtgttttattgttaaaaattatatcGTTTCCATGCTCATGTGACAGCAACAAAATACGCACTACTATATATAACAAAATACATGAATAATTTCATTTCGTTTCACAATATTTTGacgaaaagatatatttttcttttctttttttaaagactaattaatctgagattaaaatttttgaggaTGTAATTATCACTTTATTCTTGATTGAATTATATGTctccaattttttaaaataattattagaataaataatttatttgaaattaataataatatattctatGCAGGTTTGATAACTTGCTGTCTACCCTGTGTCACCTTTGGGCAAATTGCAGAAATTGTGGATGAAGGGAAGAGTTGTAAGTATAATAATTAGATAATTCCACtatgaataatttatttatatacacaAAATATCTCTAGCTAATTACACtgttttgttcttttcttttgttgaatTTCTGTATGTAGCATGCGCTTCACAAGGGTGTGTATATGGGTTACTGATGATGATTTCATGCCACTGGTTCTATTCATGTGTTTATAGAGAGAAACTGAGAAAAAAGTATGGGTTAGCATCTGAACCTTGCTGTGATTGCTGCGTTCATTTTTGCTGTGATTCATGCGCCTTATGCCAAGAACATCAAGAGCTCAAATTAAGAGGCCATGACCCTTCCAAAGGTAAGAATCGTCATCATCATCTCTTAGTCTTACAATGCAACTCTACTAGTTAGTTGAACAAAAAATACCGTAATACTATATATAgagacaataatttaaaattattttatttaatttattatttataattttatgtatatgCAACTGAGTTTTAATCTTTCTATTTTCGTGGAAATTTACTATGTTGttgtaaacaaaaaatattatatatgcagGTTGGATTGGACCACCAACAACTAATCAACCACCTATGCCTCCTACCATGTATAAATGATCCACCGGCATATATCAAGATCCACTGGATATATATTACTTTTCAGAAtatctttaaataatattttgaaatgtCTATTAAATCATTGGttaagcaaagaaaagaaaaagaaacaaaatttgaGACTTAATTTAACCAGTTTAAGAGATATTTCAAGATATCTTTTTAAAGGAgtgttaataaaataaaataacgcAATTTTTTTTTCGTACATCATCTTCTTGTAATGGATCGTAAGACTTCTTCTTGAGGACGGAAAATTTCAAtagtatttctttctttataaaATCTTTGTGCGCATTCATACACGTATACCATAAAGTCATAAACTATGCATTTAGTTTTTGTGTCAGTGTCAcgaaatatatgtaaaataacaTTGCTAGCTAGCTAGCTAGCTCAAATATATATAGTAGATTATTTTATCCTTTGTTTCTGATTGACTATCACGGTATAAGTATTCTTTTTATGATGTTAAAATAACAcgagtaattatttttttctttatttttaaattttgaagtgtaaatttatttgtgaatttttaacaaaaaattataggtaatttattatgataaaattgtaaaaatttaaatttttaaacaaattttttaaaaataaaaattaatattactaCAATAAATCCGATAGTAATAAACTCTAGAATTTtgctaattaaaaattaatatttaccgTTAAATTCGTTAGTAATTAGCGGTAGACGAAAAAAGTCTGTAACACCATACCCTTCAAAACCTTatacttaaattataaattaatgagAGTTTTGTGCTACGACACAAAACAGAGATATAAATACTTACGTATAGAACAAGATATTAAGCTAGAACCCTATAAGAAGGTTTAAACTtcggataaaaaataattcgtCAATCGTTCACACTCGATAACATGCATAAGCGCgtcaaaaaaagtaaaaaatgagaatttattctaaaaagctaaaaatgtgattttttttatggcttaatatgatagaggagattgagacgagaattttgataccaatttTGTAGAAATCAGACCAAAATTGGACCGAAACGGAACAAACCGGGACAACCGGACCCAtattgggcccttggcccaacctaACTAAACCTAATACACTCATTTCagtactctctctcctcactacaCTCTAATTCATGCTGAAAAATGGAGGCCAagaagggaagaacactctctcaagttctaacccttgtttgatcttcaaaccaccataacttttgatctaaaGTTctgattgccgcaccgtttgcagccacgcgttcaccgcggagaacTCTACAAAACCCACTACTTtattcttgaggtaagccacgaaATCATCTCAGTTCTTCATCCCTAAAATTCGAATTTCATGATGAAATGTATTGAGATTTTggactctttgatgttataggacccaactctcttgaaggataaggttaatcttgtctccttgtaccttgggtgtggtaagattctcaactctAGTGTagtttgttgttctatgatgtttgagTATTGTGATGTTGTGTTTGGGTATGATAAATGCGGCTTAGGTaatgtatatgtgaatattggagttTGATTGGGaatttggaaagcttgaataaGGGTTTTAGTGtgcaaaaatctgttcttggaggtgttgagacaTTGAGAACTTGTGGACAAGTAgtttggaagtgctccagtTGAGCGTGGAAAattggctaaggtatggtctcagtttcctgtatctaaaatgtaacgtggtgtgaaaacttaggctagaggccctaagataagCATTGAATATGTTGATGTggttgaatggttgagatatttgatgtggtcatatatgtgtttatgattattgatgccttgatggtatgatgtatgagagatatgcatgttgtgatatatgtttGATAATTGATTGAGGTTGAATTATGGGTGGAACCAtattgatggtgagtatgatattgattatataTGATAGTGTTTGTTTGGaaa encodes the following:
- the LOC107466247 gene encoding cell number regulator 7; amino-acid sequence: MNIGGYPSSSSVWSAKFCGCGGDAKTCLITCCLPCVTFGQIAEIVDEGKSSCASQGCVYGLLMMISCHWFYSCVYREKLRKKYGLASEPCCDCCVHFCCDSCALCQEHQELKLRGHDPSKGWIGPPTTNQPPMPPTMYK